One Candidatus Moraniibacteriota bacterium genomic window, CTCAAAAACATCCATAACTAAAATCGGAACACAGCCAACCAGGTGCCCGCTATCATGTTCATTTATCCAAACATTAAAAAGTCTGCCGGCTATTTTGTCATAATAAAGAATCACCCATCCGATACCGCGCATGGCTCCCATGCTTTTGAAATCTTTTTCCCACATTGCAAATGATTCCCACTCCTGTTTTATTTTTTTGCCAAGATCACTGTCCAGTTCCATTTTTGATCCACCTTTCATCATGTTCTCAAAATAAAGTTCGTGCAGGCGCATACCATCAAATTCCCATCCCAGCCTTCTGTTTAATTCACTGAATACTGGGCCTTCAAATTTTCCTTCTTTTTCCATCCCCATCAAAATTTCATCGAGTTTATTGAAATTGTTGACGTATCCTTGGTACAATGTGAAATGATTTTTTAATAATTTTTCTGAAAAGCCTTCTATGCCTAAAAGTTTTTCAAAATTTTTTGTTTCGTACATATTTTTCTGGTTATAATTTATTGATATGTTTTATTACAAATTATTTATTTTATTTATTCCAGTATAAATCTCCAGATATATTCCTTGCAGTGCTTGGCATAATCTATTCCGACTCTTTTTTCTTTTTTTATTTGAGATTGTTTGATATTAATTCCTTTTTCTAACCATAACTTCTCGCCTTTTATAATATTCCAGCCATTGAGTTTCCTGTCTATTTTCAGAATTTTACATAATTTTCCCGGACCGTTTGTTTTTTTATAATCCACGCCCTCTATTTTTACGCTCCTGATTAAAACAGCTGCTGGAAAATCTTTTTTCTCAGTTATGATATTCAAACAATGATACATTCCATAGATCATATAAACATATGCCTTGCCTGCTTCGCCAAACATAAGTTCCGTTCTGGGCGTTCTGCCTTTAGAAGCATGCGACGCTAAATCATCTTCACCCATATAAGCCTCTGTTTCTACAATCATCGCTTTAATAATTTTTCCATTTATTTTCCTAATCAAAAAACAGCCCAACAAATCCTGGGCAACCTTTAAAGTATTTCTTTTATAAAAGTTTTTATTGAGCATGGTTTTTTATTGCTTTTTCATAAACTTCCAGCATTTTTTCGGCACATATTTTAGAAGTATATTTTTCTCTGGCAATTCTGGCGGATTCTTGCGACATTTTATTTCGTAAATCTTTATCAGTCATAAGTTTTTGGATAGCTCTAATAAATTCGCTCTCGTTTTCAGAAGTTAGGATGCCATTTATGTTATTTCCTACCAAACTTTCCACACCCGGAGCTTTAACGGCCACAATCGGCAAACCGACATACATCGCTTCAGTTATAATCATACCCTGCGTTTCCGATTTGGAAGCATAAACAAAAATATCTCCAGCCGCATAATAATTTTTTATTTCTTGGTGAGTGATTATTCCGGCAAAAATAATTTTGTCTTCTAAATTTTCTTCTTTAACTCTTTTCTTCAATTCAGGAAGAAGATATCCATCTCCTGCCAATAGAAATTTAGCTAATTTATTTTCTTTGAGAATTTTCAGGACTGCTTCAAAAACAAAATTAATATTTTTTTCAGTTGTCAGACGTGAAACTAAAATTAATAAAATTTCATTTTCTTTAGTTTCGTATTTTTCACGAATTTCATTTCTATCTGTATTTAGAAATTCTTTTTCCATAACTCCCGTTGCAATCGGAATTATTTTATTGTTCATTCCCCATTTCTGAATAATCAGCGCTACTGATTCAGTTGGCACAATAATAGTATCCACTTTATTGGCATATTTGACTGCATTATTAATTGCCCACTTGGCCACTATTTTTGCCGGTAAAAAAGGCACAAAATTCGTATATTGATCATAAAGAGTGTGCCAAGTGAAAACCAGTGGAACGTTTTTTTTCTTTGCCCATCTGGCAGCTGCCGAGCCTAAAAGATTAGGATGCTGGGAATGAATAATATCAATGTCTAAATCTTCCAAAATTTTATTAATTTTGTGTGAATATGGAATCGGCAAAGGAAAACGAAATTTTATATTTATATCAAATGATGGGTAGCGAAAAATGTTTTTATTTATATCCTTATAATCAGAATATTTCGGAGCAAAAATAAAAACCTCGTGTCCGAGGGATTCGAATTCTTTCCTGAATGTTTCCACCGACATAGGCACACCATAAACATTAGGCAGATAATTATTGGTAAAAATTGCAATGCGCATAGGCCTTAACAATTCTTAATTATTATTCAAAAAATTAAGAATGTCTTCAAATACATGCTCATTTTTTATATCAGAAATGAAAGTATGATAAGCTTTTGAAATATATCTTTTTTCTTTTATTTTTGATCCTATTTGATTATAAATATTTTCCAAACTATTTTTTTCCACAAGATGGTCGTGCGTAGATTGCATAATAAGACATGGCTGTATTATTTTTTCCATATTTTTTTTGGATTCCTTTATCAGAGCAAATGTTTCGAAAGCATTTTTAATAGGATATGACTGATAAGCAATGAGTCTTGTTATAGTAGACCTCGATCCAAATGTAGGGGGATAAAATTTTTTATTATATTCTTTGAAAAGACTCGTGAATCTCCCCCATAGCTCCAGTATTTTTTCAAATTTCATCCTATATGGAGTTGCCATAAGAACTAAACCAGAAATTTCCGGGTTTTCTTTGGCAAACACGATTGTCAAGCTTGACCCTATAGAAGTTCCGGCAATATATATTTTTGGACACACTTCTTTAAGTTTTTCATAACCAAGCTGTATATCATTTATCCATGTTTGCCATTTAACGTCTTCGAGATCTTTAGGCACTGTTCCATGACCGCTAAGCTGAATCCCTAAAACCGTGTATCCGTTTTCATTTAGATATTTACCCAAACGCCTTAATTCATAAGGAGTACTTGTCCAGCCATGAACAAGCAGAACACCTTTTCCATTTGTGCCTTCGAAAAAAAACGGCTGATTTAATAAGTGCCGCTCCTTTTTATACAAAAGCTTGGGATCTGCAAAAATGATACTTTTAGCTTTTCCAACAGCTTTTTCCGCTAATTTTACAATTTTTTGTACCATATTAACTTATAAGCACAATTTTACTCTTTTTAATCATTTAAGCAAGAAAAAAGGAGGCTTATTGTTGTGCCTCCTTTTACAAATTTTAACCATTGTTATGTTTTGTATTTTTGGATTTTGTAAGTTCCGTCACTGAAAATATTCATGATTAGAAACCCTCCTCCAATTCCCATCATACCCCATGGAGCCGGAACCAAAATTGTTTTATATTTCCGACAAAGATCACGGTATACCGGAGAAAACATTGCAATCTTTCTCGAAAATTCCGCATGCAAATGTCCGTGGATGATGGCAATGATTTTATCGCAGTGAGAGTCCATAATCATCCTTAAAGACGTTTCTTTCGATAAGGCTGTAGGATCATGCAATAGAATAAAAACCTTCTTAGCACCGTTACCCAGCTCTTTTGCCAGAAAATTTTCTTGCTCTAATTTTAAATCCTGGAGTTCTTTTTCGCTTTTCTTGTTAACATTTCTTACTAAGTTTGTAGCAAGAAAAATAAATTTTGTTTCCTTAACATAAAAAACTCCAAAAGGCCTACCTATAAGATAATTGGCTACTTTAACGCTTTTAGCAGATAGTCCTCCTTTTTCAGTACCGATTTTTATTCCTGCTTTTTTCTTAAGATTAAATTTATAGCCAGCATCATGATCTCCCCAAACCAATTCTTTCTTACAAATTATCTTCTCTAGTGTTTTTTTAAAATCAAGATATTGAATATGGGTCTTCCTCGCTAACATACCGCTTTCATTTGCTCCTGGGGTATAATCCCCCAGCCCAATCAGACGATCGAATGGCTGCAAGTCAATTAGTTTTTTAACAAGTGCAAAAAAAGATCGCTGTGTTTTTTTGTCCCAAAAATTAAGAAATTTTTTAACCAAACCACCAGAAGAATTGATTTTTTCTAACCAATCACATATTGGCGGGAACCACTTTTCTTCTTTTTTTTCACTACTCGTTGAAAAATGAGGATCAGAAAAAAAAGCAATTGTTGCAATAATGTTTTTCATTAGGCACCCCCGTTGTATTTTTATTTTTATAATTTAAAATTTTTAAAGATCAACACATGATATTATAATCTATTGTAAAAAAAGTCAAGAAAAACCGCTCAAGCTTGTACGGTTCATTTTTTAAATTCTATATTTTTATTTCTCTTCCCTTAAAAGCTTTCTTGACTGATATTTTTTATAAAAAGTAATGATTGCAAAAGAAGTAATGGTTATTATTGCTATAACCCAACCTATCCAATCTATATACCCTTTTATGCTCCTCCATAGATAACCATAAAAATATCCCATTGCCACTAATGACCCGCTCCAAATGATTCCTCCTAAAAAAGAATACTTCAGGAATTTCTTGAAATCCATTTTCACAATTCCAGCTGCAGTGAACGTTGCCCAGCACAATCCGACTGTTGATTTTACTACAAAAATCGTCTTGCCTCCGTGATTTTGAAAATATCTTTCCATTTTTTCAACTAAATCCTCCGTGATGCCTATATATTTTCCGACATGTCTTACGAAATGCATCCCGTATTTATAACCAAGACCATAAAGAATAACATCCCCAATAACATCTCCCAAAATTGAAAGTATAAGCACCCATGGCCAAAAAAATGCGCCCAGAGACGCCAGCATGGCGGAAATTAATGTCACCACTGGACCCTCAAGTGTCATCAGTGGTAGCATAGCCCAATAGCCATATGTTTTCAGAAATTCAAAAATATGTTGTCCAGTTTGATCCATAAGCAATTTTTATATGACCTTAATTTATCATATTTTAAGACAATTTAAAAACCCTGTTTTTCGTGTTTAAAAAACAGGGTTTTCTTGGCGTAAGATACAATTTTTTCATCTTATAAGGTAAAGTAGACTTCTGCCTCTGGAGACAGGGAACCAATGCGCTGACATTCATTACCTTCGAGCTTCATGACCTCAAATTCCTTATCTTCTTGAGCTCCGATAGCAACAATAGTTCCATTGTTAAGTCCGTTTTTTCGTAGAACATCTAAGCCATTCTGAGAAAAAAGCTGGACTTCTTCTGACTTACCATCAATTTCAAAGATAAGTACTCCAAGAACTTTTACCATGGGCTCTTTTATTGCTTTGAGCTTAGGTAGCATAGCAACAGTAAGTCTTTTTTTAACGCACTTTCCGCTGACTGTTTTTCCTGTAACAAAAGCTTCGAAAGGTTTCATGTCCTCTAACCCCATGTCTTTTTCATACCTTTCAACGCCGATAACTTTCGTATCTACAGGCAACACTTCCCATTCTGTTTCCACAACAGGAATCCCCCAAAGTTTTTCTCCATTGGGACCCATGACTTTTATTTCTTCACGAGAAATCAGATTAGATAGCCTTCCTTTTTTATTTCTGATTTTTTCTTTATATTCTTCCTGTTTTTTTTCAAGTGCGAGTTTCTGCTCCGCCTCCATTCTTTTCGTTTTTAATTTTTGTTGAGCAGTTAAATATTTTTTTTCGTCATCTGAAAAAACATACCTCATTCCGAGTTGCCTGGCGATCGATTTTTTTATATATATAAGATCAGCCAGTTTCCGGCCTCCTACAAAAAGCGCAATTTCCGTAGATTCCCTAACCTTATCTTTCATGAGATCCAAGGTTGGTATAACTTTATAAATTATGCCCCATCTTTCGGAAATAATTACATGTTCCTTAATTTCTTCATGAAAAATAAGTTTGGATATTCTTGTTTTTTGCCCTTCAATTTTTTTATGCCGCCAGAGTTCTTGCCCGGACTGATCAAAGATCATGGAAATTAAAGAATCATCATCTGAAAACTCCTTGTGATTGCAGAAAACAACATTCAAATGATTGCCATTATTGTAAGTTATTTTCCCCATCATTGTTTCCTTTAGAGAATCCGGTTTGTTTTCAAATCTAATCAGTTCTGTTTTTATTACTGCATTATCTGTATTAACTGTATTCATTTTTTCCTCCAAAAAATTAATAAAAATGGTTAAGTTTGTAAACAACTTTTTCCTACGCCAATCCAAAAAGCTTAATACAAAAATAAAAAACAGTCAATACAAACAAAAGACAAGGCTTCTAGCCCTTGCTCTTTTGGCAGCCATATGCTTGGTACTGGCTAATGCCCACAGAAGAAGATGGATAAACTTAACACAAATTTTAGCCTTTATATGCATAGGAGTTGACAGATTTTTATGAATTGCTATCATATAGGCATACCTACCCCCCAGGTATATTAATTAAAAAAATAATTAAGAAACTATGATTAAAGAAGACAAAAAGAAGAAGATTCGTATCGGCTTCAAGAAAGCTTCCGGCTTGCTTTCAAAAATTAGCGAGATGGTTGAAAAAGACTGTTACTGCATTGATGTAATGCAACAGAATTTAGCTGTTATTGGTCTTCTAAGGTCAGCGCACGAGATGCTCATGGAGAATCATCTTAATACTTGCTTCAGATCTGCTATGGCTTCCAAAAATGAAAAAAAGAAACAGCAAATGATAGGAGAAATTTTAAAGGTAACAAATTTATATAATAAATAATATGAAGCAACAAGAAAATACTTGCTGCGTAATCACAAAAGATAAAAAAAGCCAAGGAATTTTGTCTGGCATATTATATGGTTTGATTCCCCATTCTTTTTGTATTGCCTTCATTATATTTTCAACTGTCAGTGCTGTTGCTGCAAGCACATTCTTGAAAAGATTTTTGCTTATTCCAAATTTTTTTTATTTTTTAGTTTTTGTTTCATTTCTACTGGCTACAGCATCTTCTGCGATTTATCTTAAAAAATGTAGCTGCCTATGCGCTTCCGGCATAAGAAGCAAATGGAAATATATAACTGCGCTTTATTTTTCGACAATTATGGTTAACTTATTAATGTTTTTTGTCGTTTTCCCGTTCTTAGCTAATGCGTATCAGAAAAAACCGGTTGTTCAAGGAGAAAGTTCTTCTAATTTATCACTTAGTGTTCAGATTCCTTGCTCAGGCCACGCTACTTTAATAATAGACGAAATTAAAAAAGATAGCGGCGTACAGTCTGTAGAATTTAATACTCCCGGTATTTTTAAAATAAAATATGATCCTAATGAAACATCTCAAGAAAAAATAGCCTCAGCAGAAATATTTAAGACATATAAGGCAACAATCAATTAGAAATGGTAGCCCCGTATTAAATATAGGGGCAAAAAGGTCGAACATTTAATAGTTTTACGTCGCGAAAAAACTATTAGACCATTTAATTAACAAATTTATTAAATCATTTTAAAAATATGAGTAACGAAAAAAAAGAAACTTGCAGCTGTGGATGTGGGTGTGACTGCGGGTGCGGAAATGGGAAAAAATGCACCTGCGAGCCAGAATGTAAATGCGGTTGCAATAAATAAATCCACAAAAAAACAGAACTCTAAAAAGGTTCTGTTTTTTAATTGATAAAGTCTAAAATAATGTAGCCCTAAGGGGAATTCCGCGTCGTTTTCTGCTGAAAACTTCTTGCCCTGGGCAGCGCTGAATGTTCGCACTTGCTCGCATTCATCGCTACTCACCTAGCTCGCCTTCGCTCGCTGTTCGTTTCTGCCCGTTCGATTCCCCTTAGAAAATACGAACAAATTAAAAACTCCTGCACGAGGAGTTTTTAATTTATCTGTAGCCCTTGAGCTCGTTCATTGGAAAATGGTATTAAGAGAAATGAGAAAATGGAACAGATTAAAAAAAGGCCTAGATCCCTTTCTTATAGAGGAATTACTGGAAAATCCGGAAGTATTAAGAAGGAAACAAATTAAGGAATTATATAAAGCTTATGTGAAAGTATAATGTGAAAAGTGTTTGGGGTTATGAAAGCTGATAAGTTTTATAGTAAAAAATAAATCAAATAAAAAACCAGGCTTATCGTACCTGGTTTGGATCAGTTATGATCACGTTTTGTTCTTGTTTAAATTGGAGATTCAAATTGAATTGACTTGAGTTTATTTCTTACAAAATCGCTGTATGTTTTCAAGCACCGTTCTTTTGTGGTATTAAAATCTTCATCAAAACACATCTGCGATTCGAGATCCACTCCGCAATTGCGCAGAAATAAGATTACTTGCCTAGCGCTGTCCCAGGCTCCCTCTTCTGCCTCAAGAGAGTTAATGACAAGTTCAGGAAAGTTTTTGTGTTTAAGCAAAAATTTATTTATTTTTTCTGCAGGTATGTCTTTGATCAAAAGATTTTCAATTATTCGAAAAATTTTTTCTACTTCACAGAAGAACCCTCCTTTTCTTTGCCACGTATGCGCAATTTCATGAAACAGGCTTAGCATGCCTCCTTTTTCAATCAAGTTTTCGTACGCAACTGTACCTTCCAAAGCGGAATCAAACATTGAAAAACCTATGTCATTTTCTCTGCGTTTTATGAATTTGGTTCCATTGTAATCCTCTAGGTTCCTACATTTATCAAAGACTATTTTCCCTCTTTCCCCATTTTTACATGGAATCATTACGGAAGGCCTGAAGAAAAAATTTTTATCAGCAGGTAATAGTTGTTGTAAATCCAGATACATCCCTGTTTTCAAGTCTTTAAACACAAGAAAAGAATAAGGGAAGTTGTTTTCTTTAGAAAAAAAGTTAAAGACCGTTTCTCTTAAAGAAGAAGCTCCGTCTTCTCTGATAAATCCAAAATCTTTCCTTTGA contains:
- a CDS encoding metallophosphoesterase, which gives rise to MKNIIATIAFFSDPHFSTSSEKKEEKWFPPICDWLEKINSSGGLVKKFLNFWDKKTQRSFFALVKKLIDLQPFDRLIGLGDYTPGANESGMLARKTHIQYLDFKKTLEKIICKKELVWGDHDAGYKFNLKKKAGIKIGTEKGGLSAKSVKVANYLIGRPFGVFYVKETKFIFLATNLVRNVNKKSEKELQDLKLEQENFLAKELGNGAKKVFILLHDPTALSKETSLRMIMDSHCDKIIAIIHGHLHAEFSRKIAMFSPVYRDLCRKYKTILVPAPWGMMGIGGGFLIMNIFSDGTYKIQKYKT
- a CDS encoding glycosyltransferase, producing MRIAIFTNNYLPNVYGVPMSVETFRKEFESLGHEVFIFAPKYSDYKDINKNIFRYPSFDINIKFRFPLPIPYSHKINKILEDLDIDIIHSQHPNLLGSAAARWAKKKNVPLVFTWHTLYDQYTNFVPFLPAKIVAKWAINNAVKYANKVDTIIVPTESVALIIQKWGMNNKIIPIATGVMEKEFLNTDRNEIREKYETKENEILLILVSRLTTEKNINFVFEAVLKILKENKLAKFLLAGDGYLLPELKKRVKEENLEDKIIFAGIITHQEIKNYYAAGDIFVYASKSETQGMIITEAMYVGLPIVAVKAPGVESLVGNNINGILTSENESEFIRAIQKLMTDKDLRNKMSQESARIAREKYTSKICAEKMLEVYEKAIKNHAQ
- a CDS encoding metal-sensing transcriptional repressor; the protein is MIKEDKKKKIRIGFKKASGLLSKISEMVEKDCYCIDVMQQNLAVIGLLRSAHEMLMENHLNTCFRSAMASKNEKKKQQMIGEILKVTNLYNK
- a CDS encoding alpha/beta hydrolase, which translates into the protein MVQKIVKLAEKAVGKAKSIIFADPKLLYKKERHLLNQPFFFEGTNGKGVLLVHGWTSTPYELRRLGKYLNENGYTVLGIQLSGHGTVPKDLEDVKWQTWINDIQLGYEKLKEVCPKIYIAGTSIGSSLTIVFAKENPEISGLVLMATPYRMKFEKILELWGRFTSLFKEYNKKFYPPTFGSRSTITRLIAYQSYPIKNAFETFALIKESKKNMEKIIQPCLIMQSTHDHLVEKNSLENIYNQIGSKIKEKRYISKAYHTFISDIKNEHVFEDILNFLNNN
- a CDS encoding DNA-3-methyladenine glycosylase, with product MLNKNFYKRNTLKVAQDLLGCFLIRKINGKIIKAMIVETEAYMGEDDLASHASKGRTPRTELMFGEAGKAYVYMIYGMYHCLNIITEKKDFPAAVLIRSVKIEGVDYKKTNGPGKLCKILKIDRKLNGWNIIKGEKLWLEKGINIKQSQIKKEKRVGIDYAKHCKEYIWRFILE
- a CDS encoding DedA family protein; this encodes MDQTGQHIFEFLKTYGYWAMLPLMTLEGPVVTLISAMLASLGAFFWPWVLILSILGDVIGDVILYGLGYKYGMHFVRHVGKYIGITEDLVEKMERYFQNHGGKTIFVVKSTVGLCWATFTAAGIVKMDFKKFLKYSFLGGIIWSGSLVAMGYFYGYLWRSIKGYIDWIGWVIAIITITSFAIITFYKKYQSRKLLREEK
- a CDS encoding Fe-Mn family superoxide dismutase; protein product: MYETKNFEKLLGIEGFSEKLLKNHFTLYQGYVNNFNKLDEILMGMEKEGKFEGPVFSELNRRLGWEFDGMRLHELYFENMMKGGSKMELDSDLGKKIKQEWESFAMWEKDFKSMGAMRGIGWVILYYDKIAGRLFNVWINEHDSGHLVGCVPILVMDVFEHAYIGDYEIKKADYIEAFMKVVCWHVVTARFNEAKKSVK